In Actinomadura luteofluorescens, the sequence ATCTCGTACCCCGCCACGCCATCAGTCGTCACGATCAGCATGGTCACCACGGTAGGACACGGTCCGGACGAAATGCGACGTAACGGCGGTAACGCGTATCTCTCCGCACCGCCGGCACCGCATCCGCCGGCACCCGCGGCGCGGCCCGCGACCGCCCTCCCGGCGGACGGCCGGGAGGGCGGCCCCGTCGTCAGGGCCCGCGCCTCAGTCCAGATACTCGCGGAGCATCTGGGCCCGGGACGGGTGGCGCAGCTTCGCCAGCGTCTTGGACTCGATCTGGCGGATCCGCTCCCTCGTCACGCCGAACTCGCGCCCCACCTCCTCCAGGGTGCGCGGGTGGCCGTCGACCAGGCCGAAGCGCAGCTGGATGATGCGCTGCTCCCGTTCCGACAGCGTGGCGAGGATGTCCTCCAGCTGGTCCTGCAGCAGGATGAACGCCGCGGCCTCCATCGGCACCACGGCGTCGGCGTCCTCGATGAAGTCGCCGAGGTCGGAGTCCTCCTCGCCGATCGGGGACTGCAGCGAGACCGGCTCCTGCGCGATGCGCTGGATCTCCACGACCCGGACGGGCGACAGGCCCATCTCCAGGCCGATCTCCTCGGGGCTCGGCTCCCGGCCGAGGTCCTGGTGCATCTGGCGCTGCACGCGGACCAGCTTGTTGATCGTCTCCACCATGTGCACCGGGATGCGGATCGTCCGGGCCTGGTCGGCGATCGCCCGGGTGATCGCCTGCCGGATCCACCAGGTGGCGTACGTCGAGAACTTGAACCCCTTGGTGTAGTCGAATTTCTCGACCGCGCGGATGAGTCCGAGATTTCCCTCCTGGATCAGGTCGAGGAACAGCATTCCCCTGCCGACGTAGCGTTTGGCGATCGAGACCACGAGCCGGAGATTGGCCTCGATCAGCCGTTGCTTCGCCCGCGCCCCCTCGCGGGAGAGCAGTTCGAGGTCGAGCAGTTCGCCGCGGGCGAGGACGGCGGTGCGCGCCATCTTCTCCTCGGCGAACAGTCCCGCCTCGATCGATTTCGCGAGTTCTACCTCATCTTCTGCCGTGAGCAGCGGTACGCGACCGATCTCTCTCAGGTAGATCCGAACCAGGTCGCTCGTCGGCGCCCGCTTGCCGAGGTCTCCCTCATCCGCTCGCGTGACGTCCTCGGTCTCCTGCTGAGACTCGAGGACCTCCACCCCCTGCTCTGCGAGCATCCGGACGACCCGCTCCAGCGAGTCGTCCGGCAAGTCCGAGCGATCGAGCGCGGCAGCGACGTCCTCGACGGTCACACCGCCGCGCTCTCTGCCGCGTGCGACGAGGTCCGCCACCTGATCAACCGATGGCGCCTCGCTTGGCAGCACCGAAGGGCCCACGCAGACAGTCTGCGTCAAATGGGGCCTAGATCACAGGACCCATTTTCCCGGAAGGGACGCCTATTGCGACCCAAGTCCTCGCTCCCGCAACACCCGTCTCTGCTGCTCAAGCGCGACAAGATCACCGAAGAGCCGGTTGTACTCCTCGGCCGCTTCGACCGGATTCAGCCGCCCGAGTTTAGATTTCACGTTCGCGATCATGCGTGTGAGCTGGCGCTCCTGGATTCTGGCCAGCAATTCCACCGCGTAACGGTCGTCCGATTCTTGGGCGGAGCGGACGGGTTCCACCCCGAGCTTGGTGAGCAGATCCCTGACCTGGTCGTTCGGCGCCCGCTCCAGCAGGAGCACGATCCACTCCGCGGTGTTCCCCGCCGCGGCGACGCCCCCCGCCTCGGCGATCACCGCTCGCACGGCCGCGTGCGGGGGCGCGATGAACGCCTCGACCGGGACCTCGTCGAACGCCGGGCCGAGCAGCGCCGGGCGCTGGACCGCCATCTTCAGCAACTCGCGCTCGCGCTGGACCTCGGGATCGCCGGGGTCGAACGCGGGGCGCGACGGCGCCTGGGGCTCCGCGGCGCCGCCCCGCCCGTTCTCACCGGCGGGGCCCGCGCGGCCGTTGCCGTTCTGGAAGCGCCCGTTCCCGTTCTGGCCGCGGCCGTTTCCCGCCTGGGCGCGGCCGTGCGCCCGGTTGGCCAGTTCGCGGACGCGGCGCAGCACGAACTGCTCGTCCATGATGCCGAGCCAGCGGTCGAGGTTGACCGCGTACATGTGGCGGCGGGAGCGGTCCTTGATGGCCGCGACGACCGGGGCGGCCGCGTCCAGCGCGCCGAGCCGGCCCTCGACCGTGTCGAGGTCGTGCTGCTCGATCGCGCTGCGCACCGCGAACTCGAACAGCGGCAGCCGGGACGCCACGAGGTCGCGCACCGCCGCGTCGCCGTGCCGGATGCGCAGGTCGCACGGGTCGAGGCCGTCCGGCTGGACGGCCACGAACGTCTGGGACACGAACTTCTGCTCGTCGTCGAAGGCGCGCAGCGCCGCCTTGCGCCCGGCCGCGTCGCCGTCGAAGGTGAAGATCACCTCGCCGCGGAACTCGTCCTGGTCCATCAGCAGGCGGCGCAGCACCTTGATGTGCTCGTCGCCGAACGCCGTGCCGCAGGTGGCGATGGCCGTCGGGACGCCCGCCAGGTGGCAGGCCATCACATCGGTGTAGCCCTCGACCACCACGGCCTGCCGCCGCCGGGCGATCTCCTTCTTGGCGAGGTCGGCGCCGTACAGCACCGAGCTCTTGTGGAAGAGCGGCGACTCGGGGGTGTTGAGGTACTTGGGGCCGTCGTCGTCCTCGAAGAGGCGGCGCGCGCCGAACCCGATGACGTCGCCGGACAGGTCGCGGATCGGCCACATCAGCCGGCCGCGGAACCGGTCCATCGGGCCGCGCCGCCCCTCCTTGGCCAGCCCCCCGGCGACGATGTCGCGGTCGGCGAAGCCGCGCCCGCGCAGATGCCTGACGAGGCCCTCCCACTCGCGGGGGGCGAACCCGACGCCGAAGCGCTCGGCGTCGGCGGCCTCGAAGCCGCGCTCGGACAGGAACGTGCGGCCGGGCGCGCCGGCGGCGGAGTTCAGCTGCTCGGCGTAGTACTCGGCGGCCGCCCGGTGCGCCTCGATCAGCCGGGCGCGCTGACCGCCGTCCTGCCGGGGGCCCCGCCCGCCGCCCTCCTCGTAGCGCAGCTGGATCCCGGCCTGGACGGCGAGCCGCTCCACCGACTCGGTGAAGGTGAGGTGCTCGATCTCCTGGACGAACTTGATGACGTCGCCGCCCGCCTCGCAGCCGAAGCAGAAGTACAGCCCGCGCGAGGGCGTCACGTTGAACGACGGGGACTTCTCATCATGGAACGGGCACAGGCCCTTGAGGTTGCCGCCGCCCGCGCTGCGCAGCTGCAGGTACTCGCCGATCACGTCGGCGATGGACGAGCGCTCCCGTACGAGCGCGATGTCCTCATTGCGAATCCGGCCTGCCACGACCAAGGAGTCTACGGCGGGCCCGTGACATCGGGGGCATCGCACCGCGACGGGCATGGATGCGCCCCCGTCCCCCGGGCGGGCGACCCGCGGGGGGACGGGGGCGCCGCAGGTCAGCCCACCCGGAAGCGGCCGAAGAGCCGGTACATGAACTCCGTGCCCTGCTTGAGGGCCTCGACGGCGATGCGCTCGTCGTTGCCGTGCATCGCGATCAGCTGGTCGTTGTCGACGACGTAGGGGTAGACGCCGTATCCGGGGACGCCCTTGGAGGTCCAGGGCGACAGGCTCGTCCCGGCCTCGAACAGGGCGGGCGCGAAGACCGCGTCCGGGTAGGTCCTGGCGGCGGCGTCGCCGATGGCCTCGAACAGCGGCGAGTCCAGGCTCGACGGCGGCTTGGCCCAGGTCTCGTCCAGCCGCTTGAGGGCGTCCTCCTCCGACTCCCCCGGGTTGCCCGCGAGCGTGACGGTCACGTCGCGGTCGGCGAGGCGCCGCCGGATGGCGGCCAGGAAGTCGCGCGGCCGCTGGCCGCCGGGGACGCCGCGGCAGTTGAGGCGCAGCGTGGCCTTGGACGGGATGACGTTCTCCTTGTACCCCGCGTCCTCGATCACGAAGGCGTGCGTCGTGCGGAGGAGGGCCTGGTGCAGCCACGGGTAGGAGCTGCGCTTGACGACGAGCGCGGCCGCCCGCTCGCGGGCCTGCTGGGACCGGGCGGACAGCAGCAGCCGCAGCGCCCGTTCGAGCGGCCGGTCGTCGGTGGCCTTGGCCAGCGCGCCGAAGTACTCCCGGGTGACGGGGGTGAGCGCGACCGGCGCGAGCCAGGTGTCGATGTCGGTGACGGCGCGGGAGAGCCTGGCGATGGCCGAGTCGGGGTTGGGCTTGGAGGAGTGGGTGGCGGTGCCGCCGGCGGCGAGGTCGAGGTTGAAGTAGACCTTGTCCTGGCGGGTCACCGTGATGAGCATCGGCGTCCGCCGGTCCTTCTGGGCGAGGAACCAGCCGCCCTCGGTGAGCACCATGCCCGCGTTGATCTTGTCCCAGTGATGCTCGGCCAGCCAGTGGGAGCCGTACTGCCCGGCCTCCTCGTCGCAGTCGGTGAGGACGATGATGTCGCGGTCGAACCGCCCGCCCTCCTTGACGTGCCGGAGCAGGGCGCTGATGTTCGCGGAGTTGGCGCCCTTCATGTCCAGGGCGCCGCGGCCGTAGACCTCGCCGTTGCGAACGGTTCCGGCGAACGGGTCGACCGACCATTTGTCACGTTCCACCGGAACGACATCGGAATGTCCGAGCAGGAGCAGCGGCGGCGCCGCGGTGGTCCCCTCGATCCGGGCGATGAGGTGGACGTTGTCCTTCTTCGGCGTGGGGATGATCTGGGCGGGGACCCCCGCCGAGTCCCAGACGCCCTTGAGCATCTCGGCGTAGGGCCGGGTGACGCCGCCCTCCCCGAAGTTCTGGGTGTCGAACGAGATCATCTTCTGCAGCAGGGCGAGCGGGTCGAGATCGGCGGGCGCGGGCCCGCGGGCGGGGCCGGCGAGGGCGGACCGGCCGGCGGGCGCGGCGGCGGCGGTGCCGCCCGCCAGCACGCCGCCCGCGAGCAGGACGGCGCCCGCGCCGGTGCGGTGCAGGAAGGCGCGGCGGCTGACGGGGGGTGGGGAGTCGGGCATGGGAGCTCCTCCTTCGAACCCGGACGGGTTTCGTGATCAAAGGTGACACGGCGGCCCGCCGATCTCCAGGGCGCGGCGCCGTCCCGGCACGGCGCCGGGCGGTTCGAAGCCAGGAAGATCACGCGGTGTCGGAATATACGATCCGATGGCCGGACTCGGCCGGGTTAACGGCGGGTAACCCTGGTTTTACTCTGGACAACTGGGACCGCACCACGATGAGATGTCCCACCGTAGATTTGCCCACCCCCAGGCGGACTCGATGACGGATGTTGTGCTGGACGGCGTCGACAAGGTGTATCCCGGCGGGCAGGTCGCCGTCCGCGACGTCCGCCTGCGCATCAACGACGGGGAACTGTTCGTCCTGCTCGGACCGTCCGGCTGCGGCAAGTCGACCATCCTGCGCATGATCGCCGGGCTGGAGGAGATCACCGGCGGGGACCTCTGGCTGAACGGCACCGTGGCCAACGACCTGCCGCCCCGCGACCGGAACGTGGCGATGGTGTTCCAGGAGGGCGCGCTCTACCCGCACCGCACGGTCAAGGGCAACATGATGTTCCCGCTGGAAGTGTCCGGGGACGACCGCGCCGAGGCGTCCGCGAAGGTCATCGAGCTGGCGCGCGCGCTCGGCATCAACACGATGATCGACCGGCTGCCGCGCACGCTGTCGGGGGGCCAGCGGCAGCGGGCCGCGATCGGGCGGGCGCTGATCCGCGAGCCGTCGCTGTTCCTGATGGACGAGCCGCTGTCGAGCCTGGACGCGGGGCTGCGCACGGAGCTGCGCGTCGAGATCGCCGCGCTGGTCCGCTCCAGCCGCACCACCACCGTCTACGTCACGCACG encodes:
- the rpoD gene encoding RNA polymerase sigma factor RpoD translates to MLPSEAPSVDQVADLVARGRERGGVTVEDVAAALDRSDLPDDSLERVVRMLAEQGVEVLESQQETEDVTRADEGDLGKRAPTSDLVRIYLREIGRVPLLTAEDEVELAKSIEAGLFAEEKMARTAVLARGELLDLELLSREGARAKQRLIEANLRLVVSIAKRYVGRGMLFLDLIQEGNLGLIRAVEKFDYTKGFKFSTYATWWIRQAITRAIADQARTIRIPVHMVETINKLVRVQRQMHQDLGREPSPEEIGLEMGLSPVRVVEIQRIAQEPVSLQSPIGEEDSDLGDFIEDADAVVPMEAAAFILLQDQLEDILATLSEREQRIIQLRFGLVDGHPRTLEEVGREFGVTRERIRQIESKTLAKLRHPSRAQMLREYLD
- the dnaG gene encoding DNA primase; its protein translation is MAGRIRNEDIALVRERSSIADVIGEYLQLRSAGGGNLKGLCPFHDEKSPSFNVTPSRGLYFCFGCEAGGDVIKFVQEIEHLTFTESVERLAVQAGIQLRYEEGGGRGPRQDGGQRARLIEAHRAAAEYYAEQLNSAAGAPGRTFLSERGFEAADAERFGVGFAPREWEGLVRHLRGRGFADRDIVAGGLAKEGRRGPMDRFRGRLMWPIRDLSGDVIGFGARRLFEDDDGPKYLNTPESPLFHKSSVLYGADLAKKEIARRRQAVVVEGYTDVMACHLAGVPTAIATCGTAFGDEHIKVLRRLLMDQDEFRGEVIFTFDGDAAGRKAALRAFDDEQKFVSQTFVAVQPDGLDPCDLRIRHGDAAVRDLVASRLPLFEFAVRSAIEQHDLDTVEGRLGALDAAAPVVAAIKDRSRRHMYAVNLDRWLGIMDEQFVLRRVRELANRAHGRAQAGNGRGQNGNGRFQNGNGRAGPAGENGRGGAAEPQAPSRPAFDPGDPEVQRERELLKMAVQRPALLGPAFDEVPVEAFIAPPHAAVRAVIAEAGGVAAAGNTAEWIVLLLERAPNDQVRDLLTKLGVEPVRSAQESDDRYAVELLARIQERQLTRMIANVKSKLGRLNPVEAAEEYNRLFGDLVALEQQRRVLRERGLGSQ
- a CDS encoding M20/M25/M40 family metallo-hydrolase — its product is MPDSPPPVSRRAFLHRTGAGAVLLAGGVLAGGTAAAAPAGRSALAGPARGPAPADLDPLALLQKMISFDTQNFGEGGVTRPYAEMLKGVWDSAGVPAQIIPTPKKDNVHLIARIEGTTAAPPLLLLGHSDVVPVERDKWSVDPFAGTVRNGEVYGRGALDMKGANSANISALLRHVKEGGRFDRDIIVLTDCDEEAGQYGSHWLAEHHWDKINAGMVLTEGGWFLAQKDRRTPMLITVTRQDKVYFNLDLAAGGTATHSSKPNPDSAIARLSRAVTDIDTWLAPVALTPVTREYFGALAKATDDRPLERALRLLLSARSQQARERAAALVVKRSSYPWLHQALLRTTHAFVIEDAGYKENVIPSKATLRLNCRGVPGGQRPRDFLAAIRRRLADRDVTVTLAGNPGESEEDALKRLDETWAKPPSSLDSPLFEAIGDAAARTYPDAVFAPALFEAGTSLSPWTSKGVPGYGVYPYVVDNDQLIAMHGNDERIAVEALKQGTEFMYRLFGRFRVG